A DNA window from Aminivibrio sp. contains the following coding sequences:
- a CDS encoding ABC transporter permease, with protein sequence MLKYLLKRLAQMIVVLFTVSLIVFLVMSFTGDPVLMIVPPTATDAQIAEARIALGLDRPLWAQYGVFLQNLLRGDLGMSYIFKRPALTLIVERMPATLELVFFSVLLSLAVALPCGVYAGARPNRPFSRAVMGGSLLGISLPSFWVGILLIFYFAVEKGLLPSSGRGTTAPLFGIPFAFLTWDGFRHIVLPAVTLALGTLAMLIRLIRAQIMEVMRQDFIRFARAKGVSWRSLFFSHALKNALVPVVTVFGMQIGSLIAFATVTETIFAWPGMGKLLVDSINTADRPVIVAYLMIVAAMFVLINFIVDIVYTLIDPRIDLR encoded by the coding sequence ATGTTGAAATACCTGCTGAAACGTCTTGCCCAGATGATTGTCGTCCTTTTCACAGTCTCGCTGATCGTCTTTCTCGTGATGAGTTTCACCGGCGACCCGGTCCTCATGATCGTGCCGCCCACGGCCACGGACGCCCAGATAGCCGAGGCCAGAATCGCCCTCGGCCTCGACCGGCCCCTGTGGGCGCAGTACGGGGTCTTCCTGCAGAACCTTCTCCGGGGGGACCTGGGGATGTCCTACATCTTCAAGCGTCCCGCCCTGACCCTCATCGTGGAGCGGATGCCCGCCACCCTCGAACTGGTCTTCTTCTCGGTGCTCCTGTCCCTGGCGGTAGCATTGCCCTGCGGAGTCTACGCCGGGGCGAGGCCGAACAGACCCTTCAGCCGGGCGGTGATGGGAGGGTCGCTGCTGGGCATTTCCCTGCCGTCCTTCTGGGTGGGAATTCTCCTCATCTTCTACTTCGCCGTGGAGAAGGGGCTCCTGCCCTCGTCGGGCCGGGGGACCACGGCTCCCCTCTTCGGCATCCCCTTCGCCTTCCTCACCTGGGACGGCTTCCGGCACATCGTCCTCCCCGCAGTGACCCTCGCCCTCGGAACGCTGGCCATGCTCATCCGGCTCATCCGGGCCCAGATCATGGAGGTGATGCGCCAGGACTTCATCCGATTCGCCCGGGCCAAGGGCGTCTCCTGGAGGAGCCTCTTCTTCTCCCACGCGCTGAAGAACGCCCTCGTTCCCGTGGTGACGGTCTTCGGCATGCAGATAGGGAGCCTCATCGCCTTCGCTACCGTGACGGAGACCATCTTCGCCTGGCCGGGGATGGGCAAGCTCCTGGTGGACTCCATCAACACGGCGGACCGGCCCGTCATCGTGGCCTACCTTATGATCGTGGCGGCCATGTTCGTCCTGATCAATTTCATCGTGGACATCGTCTATACCCTGATCGATCCCAGAATCGACCTGAGGTGA
- the murB gene encoding UDP-N-acetylmuramate dehydrogenase, protein MILAEKLQKLRVGVVSPMEPLKDHCSWKIGGPADALVQPRSEEEILRLLEFVRGENVPFLVLGKGTNLLFPDSGIRGVVMKLGRFYSDFSISGTEVKARGGIWVPKLVKNLADAGLSGFEHAAGIPGSLGGLVTMNGGSLRHSAGENIRSVDAVSMTGERRTFTKEECGFSYRRSVFQDPPDVPEKRWIVLGAVLDFRRSEPSAVRREQMRVLGERRGKFPLDLPNCGSVFTNDPAVFELAGPPGKIIEDTGLKGETVGGARVSSMHANFIVNLGGASSRDVLALIGLVRRRVYDRIGVWLDCEVRYADEKGKLVPASEACP, encoded by the coding sequence ATGATCCTTGCGGAAAAGCTGCAGAAACTCCGTGTTGGTGTGGTCTCCCCCATGGAGCCGCTGAAAGACCATTGTTCGTGGAAGATAGGGGGTCCGGCGGATGCCCTGGTCCAGCCCCGCTCGGAGGAGGAGATCCTCCGGCTCCTGGAATTTGTCAGGGGAGAGAACGTCCCGTTTCTCGTCTTAGGGAAGGGGACGAACCTGCTCTTCCCCGACAGCGGCATCCGGGGCGTGGTGATGAAGCTGGGGAGGTTTTACTCCGACTTTTCCATCTCCGGCACGGAGGTGAAGGCCAGGGGCGGAATCTGGGTGCCGAAACTGGTGAAAAACCTTGCCGACGCAGGGCTGTCCGGATTCGAGCACGCCGCGGGTATCCCCGGCTCCCTGGGCGGCCTGGTCACGATGAACGGCGGAAGCCTGAGGCACAGCGCCGGAGAGAATATACGCTCCGTGGACGCCGTCTCCATGACGGGTGAACGGCGGACCTTCACGAAGGAAGAGTGCGGCTTCTCCTACAGGCGGTCCGTCTTCCAGGACCCTCCCGACGTTCCGGAAAAACGGTGGATTGTCCTCGGCGCCGTTCTTGATTTCCGGCGGTCGGAGCCGAGCGCGGTGAGAAGGGAACAGATGCGGGTCCTCGGGGAGCGCAGGGGCAAGTTCCCTCTTGATCTGCCCAACTGCGGCTCCGTGTTCACCAACGACCCGGCGGTCTTCGAACTCGCAGGCCCCCCGGGGAAGATCATCGAGGACACGGGCCTCAAGGGAGAGACCGTGGGAGGGGCCCGGGTTTCCTCCATGCACGCCAATTTTATTGTTAACCTTGGAGGGGCGTCCTCCCGGGATGTGCTCGCTCTCATCGGCCTGGTCCGGCGCAGGGTTTACGACCGGATTGGGGTCTGGCTCGACTGCGAAGTCAGGTATGCGGACGAGAAGGGGAAGCTCGTCCCGGCATCGGAGGCCTGCCCGTGA
- a CDS encoding ABC transporter ATP-binding protein — protein sequence MSEYLLEVRNLQTRFELFRGTVKAVDGVDFTLREGEILGIVGESGGGKSVTGFSLLGLIDPPGRIAAGEVIFRGENLLEKSEEEMRRIRGKEISMIFQDPMTSLNPLQTIGRQIDEMLALHTPLSRADRRKRTLELLREVGIPNPEDRLENYPHQFSGGMRQRVVIAIALAANPKLIIADEPTTALDVTVQAQILALMENLVRRFGSALILITHDLAVVSEMTDRVAVMYCGRVVEEGPTRELVRRPFHPYTKGLLESIPRLSGERSRRLPQIPGMVPSLFDLPPGCSFAPRCGYATERCRQEVPRMRTVAHGRKVRCHNPVKGGEEADCHGR from the coding sequence ATGTCTGAATACCTTCTGGAAGTCAGAAATCTGCAGACCCGCTTCGAACTCTTCCGTGGCACGGTGAAGGCCGTGGACGGGGTGGACTTCACCCTCAGGGAAGGGGAAATTCTGGGCATCGTGGGAGAATCGGGGGGCGGAAAGTCCGTTACCGGCTTCTCTCTCCTCGGCCTCATCGACCCTCCCGGAAGGATCGCCGCAGGGGAAGTTATCTTCAGGGGGGAGAACCTGCTGGAGAAGTCGGAGGAAGAGATGCGCCGCATCCGGGGGAAGGAGATCTCCATGATCTTCCAGGATCCCATGACTTCCCTGAACCCCCTTCAGACCATCGGGAGACAGATCGACGAGATGCTGGCCCTCCACACCCCTCTCTCCCGGGCGGACCGGAGGAAGAGGACCCTGGAGCTCCTCAGGGAGGTGGGCATCCCAAACCCCGAGGACCGCCTCGAGAACTACCCCCACCAGTTTTCCGGGGGAATGCGGCAGCGGGTGGTCATCGCCATCGCCCTTGCCGCGAACCCGAAGCTCATCATCGCCGACGAGCCCACCACCGCCCTGGACGTGACGGTGCAGGCCCAGATCCTGGCCCTCATGGAAAATCTCGTGAGACGGTTCGGCTCCGCGCTCATCCTCATCACCCACGATCTCGCCGTGGTCTCCGAGATGACCGACAGGGTGGCCGTCATGTACTGCGGCAGGGTGGTGGAGGAAGGGCCCACGAGGGAGCTTGTGCGGCGCCCCTTCCATCCCTACACGAAGGGCCTGCTGGAGTCCATTCCCAGGCTGTCCGGGGAAAGAAGCCGGAGGCTCCCCCAGATACCCGGCATGGTGCCGAGTCTTTTCGACCTTCCGCCAGGGTGTTCCTTCGCCCCCCGGTGCGGATATGCCACGGAGCGGTGCCGGCAGGAGGTTCCCCGGATGCGCACCGTCGCCCACGGGCGGAAGGTGCGCTGCCACAACCCCGTAAAGGGCGGAGAGGAGGCGGATTGCCATGGACGGTAG
- a CDS encoding ABC transporter permease produces the protein MSEKKEGFFKSEFFHNFVRSPGAMAGLLIVTFFAVLVTAGPLLTPQNPYDIGSLDLMDAFKPPVWMEGGDPAFLLGTDDQGRDLLSAMVYGSRISLFIGLSVVVLSCVLGTFLGLVAGYFGGRLDSLLMRVVDIQLSFPAMLVALFIMAAFGRGLGKLVTALTIVGWVLYARTVRGSVLVEKKKEYVDAARLIGLSPFAVILRHVLPNILTPLIVIATIHVGTVILTEATLSYLGVGVPVTRPSLGLLVKNGYDVLFSGLWWSSVFPGMFIMLLVFGINLLGDFLRDEFNPRLK, from the coding sequence ATGAGCGAAAAAAAAGAAGGATTTTTCAAAAGCGAGTTCTTCCACAACTTCGTCCGGAGCCCCGGCGCAATGGCAGGGCTCCTCATCGTCACGTTCTTCGCGGTCCTGGTGACCGCAGGGCCCCTGCTCACTCCCCAGAACCCCTACGACATCGGCAGCCTGGACCTCATGGACGCCTTCAAGCCGCCGGTCTGGATGGAGGGAGGCGACCCGGCCTTCCTCCTCGGTACGGACGATCAGGGGCGGGACCTGCTGAGCGCCATGGTCTACGGCAGCAGGATCTCCCTGTTCATCGGTCTTTCGGTGGTGGTCCTCTCCTGCGTTCTCGGCACCTTCCTCGGGCTCGTGGCGGGCTACTTCGGCGGGAGGCTCGACAGCCTCCTCATGCGGGTGGTGGACATCCAGCTCTCCTTCCCGGCCATGCTGGTGGCCCTCTTCATCATGGCCGCCTTCGGCCGCGGCCTCGGAAAACTCGTGACGGCCCTCACCATCGTGGGCTGGGTGCTCTACGCCCGGACGGTCAGGGGCTCCGTGCTGGTGGAGAAGAAAAAGGAATACGTGGACGCCGCCAGGCTTATCGGTCTCTCTCCCTTCGCCGTCATCCTGCGGCACGTGCTGCCCAACATTCTGACCCCTCTCATCGTCATCGCCACCATCCACGTGGGGACGGTGATTCTCACGGAGGCCACCCTCAGCTACCTCGGGGTGGGCGTTCCCGTGACCAGGCCCTCCCTGGGCCTTCTCGTCAAAAACGGCTACGACGTTCTTTTCAGCGGCCTCTGGTGGTCGTCGGTCTTTCCGGGGATGTTCATCATGCTCCTGGTCTTCGGAATCAATCTCCTGGGGGATTTTCTCCGCGACGAGTTCAATCCCCGCCTGAAATAG
- a CDS encoding M20 family metallopeptidase yields the protein MKERIKNKVEEIRQELLQLSHDIHGCPETAFEEHQAVLWQKELLERHGFIVEMPFCGMETAFRAVKKGRDGGPVVAFLSEYDALKGLGHACGHNIIAASAVGAGIALASVLDETAGEIQVIGTPGEEERGGKICIVERGGFAGVDFALMVHPNTKNIIGRGGLAAQGVRVEFLGRAAHSAVPDKGVNALTSLIAFFNGIDTLRQTWPNSAKINGIITRGGTASNIIPDLAEAHFTVRASTKKELVAMYRDLNRVAEAAAMVTGASFILDGEPVYAERYPNAAMGEAFKRNMESLGEVMEYPDPRERVGSSDVGNVSLELPVIHEYLAIADTSVAGHTPEFREAAVSPRGDEVVLLAAKGLALTGWDLLSDGDFREAAREEYRRKVLPFRD from the coding sequence ATGAAAGAACGCATCAAAAACAAGGTTGAAGAGATACGTCAGGAACTGCTTCAGCTGAGCCACGATATTCACGGATGCCCCGAGACGGCCTTCGAGGAACATCAGGCGGTCCTCTGGCAGAAGGAGCTGCTCGAGCGGCACGGCTTCATCGTGGAAATGCCCTTCTGCGGCATGGAAACCGCCTTCCGGGCGGTGAAGAAGGGACGGGACGGAGGACCCGTGGTGGCCTTCCTCTCGGAATATGACGCCCTGAAAGGCCTCGGGCACGCCTGCGGGCACAACATCATCGCCGCCTCCGCGGTGGGTGCGGGGATCGCCCTGGCTTCCGTTCTGGATGAAACCGCCGGGGAGATCCAGGTCATCGGAACCCCCGGAGAGGAGGAACGGGGAGGGAAGATCTGCATCGTCGAGCGGGGTGGCTTCGCCGGGGTGGATTTCGCCCTTATGGTGCACCCCAACACGAAGAACATTATCGGCAGGGGCGGCCTTGCCGCCCAGGGCGTGCGGGTCGAATTTCTGGGAAGGGCGGCCCACTCCGCCGTTCCCGACAAGGGCGTGAATGCCCTCACGTCCCTCATCGCCTTCTTCAACGGCATCGACACTCTCCGGCAGACCTGGCCGAACTCCGCCAAGATCAACGGCATCATCACCAGGGGCGGAACGGCTTCGAACATCATTCCCGATCTCGCTGAGGCCCATTTCACAGTCCGGGCGTCCACGAAAAAGGAGCTCGTCGCCATGTACCGGGACCTGAACCGGGTCGCCGAGGCGGCCGCCATGGTCACGGGAGCGTCCTTCATCCTTGATGGGGAACCCGTGTATGCCGAGCGGTATCCCAACGCCGCCATGGGTGAGGCCTTCAAGAGGAACATGGAGTCTCTCGGGGAGGTCATGGAGTATCCCGATCCCCGGGAGAGGGTGGGATCGTCGGATGTGGGGAACGTTTCCCTGGAGCTGCCCGTCATCCATGAGTACTTGGCCATAGCGGATACCTCCGTGGCCGGTCATACGCCGGAATTCCGCGAGGCCGCCGTCTCTCCCAGGGGCGACGAAGTGGTGCTTCTCGCCGCCAAGGGGCTTGCCCTCACAGGCTGGGATCTCCTCTCCGACGGGGACTTTCGGGAAGCGGCCAGGGAGGAATACCGTCGGAAAGTCCTGCCCTTCAGGGACTGA
- a CDS encoding ABC transporter ATP-binding protein produces MDGRGRDVLLEVAGLVQSFSQPRGLLDRLAGRPVKTVHAVNGVSFDILRGEVFSLVGESGCGKTTTARTVVRLLEPKTGRIVFDGEDITAYSPSRMMPVRKKMQMIFQDPYASLNPRQRIKDIIMEPMLFHRTVSGKDEAESRMLRLLDIVGFRPEQADRYPHQFSGGQRQRVGIARALATNPSFIVADEPVSALDVSIQAQVLNLMMDLRDEFGLSYLFIAHDLSVVRHVTERLGIMYLGFIVEQGDRDNIFGRPLHPYTEALLAAAPTLDRRKAAAPLQGDVPSPIDLPPGCPFAGRCPRRMKVCDARRPSLQPVEGRMVACHLYGE; encoded by the coding sequence ATGGACGGTAGAGGAAGGGATGTTCTTCTCGAGGTCGCCGGCCTCGTCCAGAGCTTCAGTCAGCCTCGGGGGCTCCTGGACCGGCTGGCGGGAAGGCCTGTGAAAACCGTCCACGCGGTGAACGGCGTCTCCTTCGACATCCTCCGGGGCGAGGTCTTCAGCCTGGTGGGCGAGTCGGGATGCGGAAAAACCACCACCGCCCGCACCGTGGTGCGCCTGCTGGAGCCGAAGACGGGGCGGATCGTCTTCGACGGAGAGGACATCACGGCTTACTCCCCCTCCCGAATGATGCCCGTCCGGAAGAAGATGCAGATGATCTTCCAGGACCCCTACGCCTCGCTGAACCCGAGGCAGAGGATAAAGGACATCATCATGGAGCCCATGCTCTTCCACCGGACGGTTTCGGGGAAGGACGAGGCGGAAAGCCGGATGCTGCGTCTCCTGGACATCGTGGGCTTCAGGCCCGAACAGGCCGACAGGTACCCCCACCAGTTCTCCGGGGGGCAGCGGCAGCGCGTCGGCATCGCCAGGGCCCTGGCCACGAACCCCTCCTTCATCGTCGCCGACGAGCCCGTCTCAGCCCTCGACGTGTCTATCCAGGCCCAGGTGCTGAACCTGATGATGGACCTGAGAGACGAGTTCGGTCTCTCCTACCTGTTCATCGCCCACGACCTCTCCGTGGTGCGCCACGTCACCGAGAGGCTGGGGATCATGTACCTTGGCTTCATCGTGGAGCAGGGAGACCGGGACAACATTTTCGGCCGTCCCCTCCACCCCTATACCGAGGCTCTCCTCGCCGCCGCCCCCACGCTGGACAGGAGGAAAGCGGCCGCTCCCCTGCAGGGGGACGTCCCGAGTCCCATCGACCTTCCGCCGGGTTGTCCCTTCGCCGGCCGCTGCCCCCGCCGGATGAAAGTCTGCGATGCCCGGAGACCTTCCCTTCAGCCTGTGGAGGGAAGAATGGTGGCGTGCCATCTTTACGGAGAATGA
- a CDS encoding ABC transporter substrate-binding protein, translating to MRKFAALFAILALCLALAAPAAAEKSIVIGLASDALFMDPSQQDETITNTMGRYMYDGLLNNDALGVPRAALAESWTIGDDNLTWTFSLKKGVTFHDGSDFTAEDVAYTIEVCRTSLLKNFTASIDRVEVVDPYTVKIVTKAPTAVLLESLAALRILPKAYRTKLGETAFNQAPVGTGPYVFVEWVKEDHITMKANEQYWGGAPKIKKVTFRPISNAATRTAALLTGEVDIIEDVPVRDVDKLRNTEGLSVAERPSERLIYLHVDSHRPQGPGIIGLDRNPLADIRVRKALSMAINRDSIVKMIMNGNAYATNQMVLKGRRGYVEDMPAPKYDPEEAKKLLAEAGYPDGFKVYLDAPNGRYPNDAQVAQALASQLTKVGIQIELRLHPKTTFFDFVRPGDKSSLVMTGWSEPIDVGEMAGVLFYTRGKNPAKGGSNRCHYANPEFDALIDEADGTADPEKRRVILEKAARMIVEDGGIVPLYFQQDIYGKKDSVVFEPRADKSILAYDMDVK from the coding sequence ATGAGGAAATTTGCGGCACTCTTTGCGATACTAGCGCTCTGCCTTGCCCTGGCCGCCCCTGCGGCAGCGGAGAAAAGCATCGTCATCGGCCTCGCGTCGGACGCTCTCTTCATGGACCCTTCCCAGCAGGATGAGACCATCACCAACACCATGGGACGCTACATGTACGACGGGCTTCTCAACAACGACGCCCTCGGCGTTCCCCGGGCGGCCCTCGCCGAATCCTGGACCATCGGCGACGACAATCTCACCTGGACCTTCAGCCTGAAAAAGGGCGTCACGTTCCACGACGGCAGCGACTTCACCGCCGAGGACGTGGCCTACACCATCGAGGTGTGCCGCACCTCCCTGCTGAAGAACTTCACTGCCTCCATCGACAGGGTGGAGGTTGTGGACCCCTACACCGTGAAGATCGTCACCAAGGCCCCCACGGCAGTCCTTCTCGAGTCCCTGGCCGCGCTGCGCATCCTCCCCAAGGCCTACAGGACAAAACTCGGCGAAACCGCCTTCAACCAGGCCCCCGTGGGCACCGGCCCCTACGTCTTCGTGGAGTGGGTCAAGGAAGACCATATCACCATGAAGGCCAACGAGCAGTACTGGGGCGGCGCGCCGAAGATCAAGAAGGTCACCTTCCGCCCCATCAGCAACGCCGCCACCCGCACGGCTGCCCTGCTGACCGGCGAAGTGGACATCATCGAGGACGTTCCAGTCCGTGACGTGGACAAGCTCAGGAACACTGAAGGCCTTTCGGTGGCGGAGCGTCCCAGCGAGCGGCTGATCTATCTCCACGTGGACTCCCATCGTCCCCAGGGCCCCGGGATCATCGGGCTCGACAGGAACCCCCTCGCCGACATCAGGGTGCGGAAAGCCCTGTCCATGGCCATCAACCGCGATTCCATCGTCAAGATGATCATGAACGGCAATGCCTACGCCACGAACCAGATGGTCCTGAAGGGCCGGAGAGGATACGTGGAGGACATGCCTGCCCCGAAATACGATCCCGAAGAGGCGAAGAAGCTTCTCGCCGAGGCCGGATATCCCGACGGCTTCAAGGTATACCTCGACGCCCCCAACGGCCGCTATCCCAATGACGCCCAGGTTGCCCAGGCGCTGGCGAGCCAGCTCACCAAGGTCGGAATACAGATCGAGCTCCGCCTTCACCCCAAGACCACCTTCTTCGATTTCGTCCGCCCCGGCGACAAGTCCAGTCTTGTCATGACAGGATGGTCCGAGCCCATCGACGTGGGCGAGATGGCCGGCGTTCTCTTCTACACCAGGGGCAAGAATCCCGCCAAGGGAGGCTCCAACAGGTGCCACTACGCCAACCCCGAATTTGATGCCCTCATCGACGAGGCCGACGGCACCGCGGATCCGGAGAAACGCAGGGTTATCCTCGAGAAGGCCGCCCGGATGATCGTTGAGGACGGGGGCATCGTTCCCCTGTACTTCCAGCAGGACATCTACGGCAAAAAGGATTCCGTGGTGTTCGAGCCCCGGGCGGACAAGTCCATCCTTGCCTACGACATGGACGTGAAATAA